The region GCTCATAATCACAGTCATACACATAGTCATGATGACTCACATACTCACGAGCATAGCCACAGTCATGGTGCTCATAGACATTTAAGCGATATTCAGAAGATTATTGATCATGCGCACATAAGCGACAATGCTAAAAAAATTGCTCATGACATATTTTTAATGATTGGCCAAGCAGAATCTAAAATTCACGATATGCCTTTAGAAACCATTCATTTTCATGAAATTAGCGGTGTAGATTCTATTATAGATATTGTTGGGAATGCAGTTTTAATAGACCAATTAAATATTTCTAAAGTGTATTGTACACCAATTTGCACCGGATTTGGTATTGTAAAAACTCAGCATGGTATGTTGCCAGTTCCTGCTCCTGCTACTGCAGAATTGTTACAAGGCATGCCTATTTACCCTGGTACCGAAGAAGGTGAAAAAATTACACCAACTGGAGCTGCCATTTTAAAATATTTAAATCCCGATTTTAAAAGTACCGCTTATACTACTATTAAAACAGCTTATGGCCCTGGAAAAAAGAATTTCCACAATGCCAATGTGGTGCGTATTTCGTTACTTAAAAGTGAAGTTGAACAAGAAAAAGATACCTATTTACAACTAGAGGCCTCTATAGACGATATGTCTCCAGAATATTTAGGCGTTTCTTTTCAAGACGGCTTATTAGCGGCTGGAGCTGTAGACTTTAGTATTACACAACAACTTATGAAAAAGGGACGATTTGCATTTTTACTCAGCGTCATCCTGCCTAAATCT is a window of Formosa sediminum DNA encoding:
- the larC gene encoding nickel pincer cofactor biosynthesis protein LarC — its product is MNTIYIEAFSGLSGNMFLSAFSALLGDYEVLRDLPQKLHLPDGKIEIKQVDKNGINCQYVEVIDLNLGKEPDHDHSHSHSHEHNHDHGHTHSHNHAHTHAHNHSHTHSHDDSHTHEHSHSHGAHRHLSDIQKIIDHAHISDNAKKIAHDIFLMIGQAESKIHDMPLETIHFHEISGVDSIIDIVGNAVLIDQLNISKVYCTPICTGFGIVKTQHGMLPVPAPATAELLQGMPIYPGTEEGEKITPTGAAILKYLNPDFKSTAYTTIKTAYGPGKKNFHNANVVRISLLKSEVEQEKDTYLQLEASIDDMSPEYLGVSFQDGLLAAGAVDFSITQQLMKKGRFAFLLSVILPKSNLTEVANYIFNSTSTIGVRYYNIDRIELPRIQKTKQTPFGEVLVKESTTPTQQLKSKPEFDDVERLAKANNQSPYQVLNTINSNF